From the genome of Sphingobacterium kitahiroshimense, one region includes:
- a CDS encoding PRTRC system protein C, producing MLLATQLERVFILKDKGQDIRLTDPEPRWSVEAVMNFYANMYPILTTAKVSAPQIKDDAVEYKFESVMGTKG from the coding sequence ATGTTATTAGCAACGCAATTAGAGCGAGTTTTCATACTCAAAGATAAAGGACAGGACATCAGACTGACCGACCCCGAACCACGTTGGAGCGTGGAAGCCGTAATGAATTTTTACGCCAATATGTACCCGATTTTGACAACCGCAAAAGTATCAGCACCACAAATAAAAGATGATGCAGTCGAGTACAAATTTGAGAGCGTAATGGGTACGAAAGGTTAA
- a CDS encoding PRTRC system protein E, producing MNTNFFNQIQQLDFTGVLQLNISKGIESNLIVTVLLNNEQCGDSAKNGIPPLTFNATPQEFDEGFFEQITKPIQKISGLMVDMEKFLKQLEEVKKQSAIEKEKAEKEKKEKEAKDKKFKDAIVKADELEKEGKFREAWMKVPDITEFPEKADEIRKRKTSLSDKFATPSLFGTMEEAPHESPEEAVTADYPIDEADEEE from the coding sequence ATGAATACAAATTTTTTCAACCAGATACAGCAGTTGGACTTTACAGGAGTATTACAACTGAACATTTCAAAAGGAATAGAAAGCAACCTAATCGTAACAGTATTGCTTAACAACGAACAATGCGGAGATAGTGCCAAAAACGGTATTCCCCCATTGACATTTAACGCCACGCCCCAAGAGTTTGACGAGGGATTTTTTGAACAGATTACCAAACCTATACAAAAAATATCAGGCTTAATGGTGGATATGGAAAAATTCTTAAAGCAATTGGAAGAAGTTAAAAAACAATCGGCAATCGAGAAAGAAAAAGCCGAAAAGGAGAAAAAGGAAAAAGAAGCCAAAGACAAGAAATTTAAAGATGCTATAGTAAAGGCTGACGAGTTGGAGAAAGAGGGTAAGTTCCGTGAAGCGTGGATGAAAGTACCCGATATAACGGAGTTTCCCGAAAAAGCGGACGAGATACGCAAACGCAAAACATCATTATCCGACAAGTTTGCCACACCGAGCCTTTTCGGAACAATGGAAGAAGCACCACATGAATCGCCAGAGGAAGCAGTTACTGCCGATTATCCTATTGATGAAGCGGACGAAGAAGAATAA
- a CDS encoding DUF932 domain-containing protein: MAHNINFNERTGRYSFFSVQQKAWHGLGQIVEQYPTSEEAIKHAGLDYEVVKSPLFTKGSGIIETANGIEIGSSELEVPNYFANIRTDNNAVLGVVGKDYHIVQNREAFNFFDAIVGGGEGILYETAGALGNGERIFITAKLPDYIRVGNGDDVTEKYIFLTTSHDGSGSITAAFTPIRIVCQNTLNASLRSMTNVVRIKHTSGAKQRIENAHKIMGLANTLSNQLEGIFNEWAKVKVTDQEVKKLIQLALCPNKETFDLLKKGAMDEISTVFKNTVEDAFAYAMISDTQQMDTTKGTLFGAYNAVTGYYQNVRNYKNDEAKLQSIVLGGTAQLKSQKAFDLCNGFALDGAEILNLN, translated from the coding sequence ATGGCACATAATATCAATTTCAACGAGAGAACAGGACGTTATTCATTTTTTAGCGTTCAGCAAAAAGCGTGGCACGGTTTGGGGCAAATCGTAGAACAGTACCCGACAAGCGAAGAAGCTATCAAGCACGCAGGGTTAGATTACGAAGTCGTAAAATCCCCACTATTTACAAAAGGTTCGGGCATTATCGAAACGGCTAACGGTATTGAGATAGGCAGTAGTGAATTGGAAGTACCTAACTATTTTGCTAACATACGCACCGATAACAATGCAGTATTGGGAGTAGTCGGAAAGGATTACCACATAGTACAAAATCGTGAAGCCTTTAATTTCTTTGATGCAATTGTAGGTGGTGGCGAGGGTATTCTCTATGAAACCGCAGGAGCATTAGGAAACGGAGAACGTATTTTCATCACAGCCAAATTGCCTGACTACATCCGTGTCGGTAATGGCGATGATGTTACGGAAAAGTACATCTTCCTAACCACTTCGCACGATGGTAGCGGAAGTATCACAGCCGCATTTACTCCTATCCGTATAGTTTGCCAAAACACCTTAAACGCTTCGTTACGCAGTATGACCAATGTGGTTCGTATCAAACATACTTCGGGAGCAAAACAACGTATAGAAAATGCCCACAAGATTATGGGACTTGCCAACACATTGAGCAACCAATTAGAGGGAATTTTCAATGAGTGGGCAAAAGTGAAGGTAACAGACCAAGAGGTTAAAAAGCTAATCCAATTGGCACTTTGCCCGAATAAGGAAACCTTTGATTTGCTAAAAAAGGGTGCTATGGATGAAATTTCCACCGTGTTCAAAAATACCGTTGAGGACGCATTTGCATACGCAATGATAAGCGATACACAGCAAATGGACACAACAAAAGGCACTTTGTTCGGAGCGTATAACGCTGTTACAGGCTACTATCAGAACGTGAGAAATTACAAGAATGACGAAGCCAAATTACAAAGCATTGTATTGGGTGGTACTGCTCAACTCAAATCACAGAAAGCATTTGACTTGTGTAATGGTTTTGCTTTAGATGGTGCAGAAATCCTAAACCTTAATTAA
- a CDS encoding single-stranded DNA-binding protein — protein MNITGRLTRDAEVRTTSQDKQVVNFSVATNDSYRNKQGERVEQTTYFDCSYWITPNVAKLLTKGTLVELSGRVSTRAWTGNDGEPRAGLNFHTSQIKLHGGGKKTETVQATTGTNNNKTEDDLPF, from the coding sequence ATGAACATTACAGGAAGACTGACAAGAGATGCGGAAGTACGCACAACGTCACAGGACAAACAAGTAGTAAATTTTTCAGTAGCGACCAACGACAGCTACCGTAACAAACAAGGTGAGCGTGTAGAGCAAACAACCTATTTTGATTGCTCCTATTGGATAACCCCAAATGTAGCCAAGCTACTTACAAAAGGCACTTTGGTAGAACTATCGGGAAGAGTAAGTACAAGAGCGTGGACAGGCAATGACGGAGAGCCAAGAGCAGGACTGAATTTCCATACCTCACAAATCAAACTGCACGGCGGTGGCAAAAAAACGGAAACGGTACAAGCCACCACAGGCACAAACAATAATAAGACAGAAGACGACCTACCATTTTAA
- a CDS encoding site-specific integrase — MEQTKKSTFKLLFYLKKNEPKKNGNAPIMARITIDGTPKTLGTKLEINPNNWDLKYGRVEGKSAKALGINQKLDNIRARIDTLYEDMLKHEGFVTAQKLKLAFLGVGIMEDSLLKVFKKNNDDFGKMVVQGERSESTYYKYKIVYNHVTEFIKSRYHRDDMAFRELTCDFIREFDFFLRIDKKCTHNTVWVYTMPLYRVAEIAVKNGLIRKNPFEDYEIAMKENDRSYLLKENVESLLLHNPSKQNYEIVKDLFVFSCFTGLSYIDIKQLKSTNIQSFFDGHDWIISRRQKSDVASNVRLMEIPKRIIEKYKGTTRNDFIFPVPTNKICNSHIDKLVQELEIVTEQKVTFHTARHTFGTMFLTEGVPLESLSKMMGHKNISTTQIYAKITSQKISKDMDLVSHKFAGMEAAFSEMEKEVII; from the coding sequence ATGGAGCAGACAAAAAAATCTACGTTCAAATTACTTTTCTACCTGAAAAAGAACGAGCCGAAAAAGAACGGTAATGCCCCGATTATGGCACGTATTACTATTGATGGAACACCTAAGACTTTAGGAACAAAGTTAGAAATCAACCCAAATAATTGGGATTTAAAGTATGGAAGAGTTGAAGGCAAGAGTGCAAAAGCACTAGGTATTAACCAAAAATTGGATAATATACGGGCACGTATTGATACCCTTTATGAAGATATGCTGAAACACGAGGGTTTTGTAACGGCACAAAAGCTGAAACTTGCATTTCTCGGTGTTGGTATTATGGAAGATTCCTTGCTGAAAGTCTTTAAGAAGAACAATGACGATTTTGGGAAAATGGTAGTACAAGGAGAACGCTCCGAAAGTACCTACTACAAATACAAAATTGTCTATAACCACGTTACTGAATTTATCAAAAGCAGGTATCATCGTGATGACATGGCGTTCAGGGAATTGACGTGTGATTTTATCAGAGAGTTTGATTTCTTCCTTAGAATAGACAAAAAGTGCACACACAATACTGTTTGGGTATATACTATGCCACTCTATCGTGTTGCGGAAATAGCTGTCAAAAACGGTCTTATCAGGAAAAATCCTTTTGAAGATTATGAAATAGCGATGAAGGAAAATGACCGTAGCTATTTACTCAAGGAAAACGTTGAGTCCCTGTTATTACACAATCCTTCAAAACAAAATTATGAAATTGTAAAGGATCTTTTTGTATTCAGCTGTTTTACAGGACTATCTTATATAGATATTAAACAACTTAAAAGTACTAACATACAATCCTTTTTTGATGGTCACGATTGGATTATAAGCCGAAGACAAAAATCTGATGTTGCCTCTAATGTTAGGCTTATGGAAATACCCAAACGTATTATTGAAAAATATAAAGGTACTACCCGAAATGATTTTATTTTTCCTGTTCCAACTAATAAAATTTGTAATAGCCATATAGACAAACTTGTTCAAGAATTAGAGATTGTTACAGAACAAAAAGTAACCTTTCACACCGCAAGGCACACATTTGGAACAATGTTTTTAACAGAGGGTGTACCCCTTGAAAGCCTTAGCAAAATGATGGGACATAAAAACATTTCTACCACTCAAATCTATGCCAAGATTACCAGTCAGAAAATTAGCAAGGATATGGATTTGGTATCGCATAAATTTGCAGGAATGGAAGCCGCATTTTCTGAAATGGAGAAAGAGGTTATCATTTAG
- a CDS encoding DUF3883 domain-containing protein: protein MLSTNLFYEKECAIDGEINKNTFNEKLKNIPFIFDENEKLKSPNDIYFPAKEYAEEFVDKISVVHHLVMDEIKRRWGIESWLTHRINIKEPSSLVFIEKTIIQRGNEFVTVSNAIEIGRYIFKAHLNKILRDSHYSDLQNLPILTSSGKLLPASAAYLSNIYEPKLKIEHLFENDIYLSKDYIEKSIDKREWGSFFIKIGIKEDVGVIGEKINFSRKENWINRHDAVFLNKIQETAGNIYNNSYSGWTYGSGEYKFYPASTFIYSLTFLGLANSYSFSKLLFERVFSILTPLDLKPNYAMGVSGSFGFINKFIGQETLERYGCPANYSKWLIENLAIFPTVNNECKKAAEIILNTEDNISIGSGYLNVLDYRSVLSPEWKEFLNFKEILSIDDYLLVLSEIWKKYSSSGGELNKDDKGRIDLIYEKMSSELLHESDKDKISLWSKSNKLLAKNGIDFLYASELTIITVEGFSAANLVYSSSQKTSIVELMKIFGVNIIDIIRAEIPNYSTEILALKRKIKHISALVALVSIEKSKSHKDWELEYQRISNKLSQIRFFQTAEIYLSYGDDSDKQKRSSWAEGDDFYYVGDCFSPRVLDGLVGPLGRFLKVNYAERILNVLLLETFTNGLEYLEEKGYDISLIPSDLLNLEELEIGYVGNNNRLYNQSDEDLGKMGEIAVLKKLKNIYSNKYHQPLEETDFGFKIADSVEVYWRNINGVTYTNHDFKIIEEGKEIYVDSKATPYGKNIEKLALYISGNELSLMENAEKYLIARVYNVTADPIIEFVSLALYNDL from the coding sequence TTGCTTTCTACTAATCTTTTTTATGAAAAAGAATGTGCTATCGATGGGGAAATTAATAAAAATACTTTTAATGAAAAACTGAAAAATATTCCTTTTATTTTTGATGAAAACGAAAAATTGAAATCCCCTAATGACATCTATTTCCCTGCAAAAGAATATGCTGAAGAGTTTGTAGATAAAATTAGTGTGGTTCACCACCTTGTTATGGACGAAATTAAGAGGCGCTGGGGTATAGAGAGTTGGCTTACCCATCGGATAAATATAAAGGAGCCATCTTCATTGGTGTTTATTGAAAAAACTATTATCCAAAGAGGAAATGAATTTGTTACTGTAAGTAATGCAATTGAAATAGGCCGCTACATATTCAAAGCTCATCTTAATAAGATTCTGAGAGATTCTCATTATTCAGATCTACAAAATTTACCTATTCTTACTTCATCAGGTAAATTATTGCCAGCCTCAGCAGCTTATCTTTCTAATATCTATGAGCCTAAATTGAAGATTGAGCATTTATTTGAGAACGATATTTACCTTTCAAAAGACTATATTGAAAAAAGTATAGACAAAAGAGAATGGGGGAGCTTTTTCATCAAGATTGGTATTAAAGAGGACGTAGGTGTTATAGGAGAGAAAATAAATTTCAGTAGAAAAGAAAATTGGATAAACCGCCACGATGCGGTTTTTTTGAACAAAATTCAAGAAACCGCAGGAAATATTTATAACAATTCTTATAGTGGGTGGACGTATGGTTCTGGTGAATATAAGTTTTATCCTGCAAGCACCTTTATTTATAGCCTTACTTTTTTAGGACTTGCTAATTCATATTCGTTTTCCAAACTATTATTTGAACGGGTATTTTCGATTTTAACACCATTGGATTTAAAACCAAATTATGCAATGGGTGTTAGCGGATCATTTGGCTTTATAAATAAATTTATAGGCCAAGAAACATTAGAACGTTATGGTTGCCCTGCTAATTACAGTAAATGGCTAATTGAAAATTTAGCTATTTTTCCAACAGTAAATAACGAATGTAAAAAAGCTGCTGAAATAATACTAAATACCGAAGACAATATCAGTATTGGAAGCGGTTATCTCAATGTCTTGGACTACAGGAGTGTATTGTCTCCCGAGTGGAAAGAGTTCTTAAACTTTAAGGAAATTTTGAGTATCGACGATTATTTACTTGTTCTAAGTGAAATATGGAAGAAATACTCATCAAGTGGAGGGGAATTGAATAAGGATGATAAGGGTCGTATTGATCTAATCTATGAAAAAATGAGTAGTGAATTACTTCATGAGTCTGATAAAGATAAAATTAGTTTATGGAGCAAAAGCAATAAGCTATTGGCCAAAAATGGTATTGATTTTCTTTATGCCAGTGAATTAACTATAATTACAGTTGAAGGATTTAGCGCGGCCAACTTAGTTTATTCATCCTCTCAAAAAACGAGTATTGTTGAGTTAATGAAAATTTTTGGCGTAAACATAATTGATATTATTCGTGCGGAAATACCAAATTATTCTACTGAGATCTTGGCGTTAAAGCGTAAAATAAAACATATCTCTGCTTTAGTAGCTTTAGTTTCAATTGAAAAGTCAAAAAGCCATAAAGATTGGGAATTGGAATACCAGCGGATAAGCAATAAGTTGTCCCAAATAAGATTTTTTCAAACAGCTGAAATTTATTTGTCCTACGGCGATGACTCAGATAAGCAGAAGAGAAGCTCATGGGCAGAGGGTGACGATTTTTATTATGTAGGAGACTGTTTTAGTCCTAGAGTTCTTGATGGTCTTGTTGGCCCATTGGGCAGGTTTTTAAAAGTTAATTATGCTGAACGGATCTTAAACGTATTGCTATTGGAGACGTTTACTAATGGTCTAGAATATCTAGAAGAGAAGGGGTATGATATATCACTAATTCCTTCAGATCTCTTAAACCTTGAAGAACTTGAAATAGGTTATGTGGGAAATAACAACAGGCTTTATAATCAGTCAGATGAAGATTTAGGAAAAATGGGAGAGATAGCTGTTCTTAAAAAGTTGAAAAATATATATTCAAACAAGTATCATCAACCCTTAGAAGAGACAGACTTCGGTTTTAAGATTGCAGATTCTGTTGAAGTTTATTGGAGAAATATCAATGGAGTTACTTATACGAATCATGATTTTAAGATTATTGAAGAAGGAAAAGAAATTTATGTTGATAGTAAAGCTACACCATATGGGAAAAACATCGAGAAACTAGCACTATATATTTCGGGTAATGAGTTGAGCTTAATGGAGAATGCCGAAAAGTATTTAATAGCCAGAGTGTATAATGTGACAGCTGATCCTATTATTGAATTTGTGAGTCTGGCATTGTACAATGATTTGTAA